Proteins found in one Triticum urartu cultivar G1812 chromosome 4, Tu2.1, whole genome shotgun sequence genomic segment:
- the LOC125550173 gene encoding GDSL esterase/lipase EXL3-like translates to MRRLRLQQLAVVVAVLALVAAVRPAVCREQQNNGTVEVAGEEMRSARATAVIVFGDSIVDPGNNNNLHTQIKANHAPYGKDFDGHVATGRFSNGLVPSDLVAQKLHVKKLVAPWLNVDHTPEDLLTGVSFASGATGYDPLTPKIVSVITLEQQLEYFDEYRDKLVAIAGKEEAERIIDGAFFFVCAGSDDIANTYFTTPFRSVQYDIPSYVDLLLVGVDKFLRSVSARGAKRIGFVGLPPIGCVPSQRTVGGGLHRHCEPKRNYAAQLYNSRVQELIERMKEELNTRIVYLGIYDIIQELAEDGERWGFTETTHGCCGTGLIEVTNLCDSRFMAVCDDVSKHVFFDSFHPTQRAYKIIVDNIWDTYGHLL, encoded by the exons ATGAGGAGGTTGCGGCTGCAGCAGCTCGCCGTCGTCGTGGCGGTACTGGCGTTAGTGGCGGCGGTGCGTCCGGCTGTGTGCCGGGAGCAGCAGAACAACGGTACGGTGGAGGTGGCAGGGGAGGAGATGCGGAGTGCGAGGGCGACGGCGGTGATCGTGTTCGGCGACTCCATCGTGGACccagggaacaacaacaacctgCACACCCAGATCAAGGCCAACCACGCGCCCTACGGCAAGGACTTCGACGGCCACGTCGCCACCGGCCGCTTCTCCAACGGCCTCGTGCCCTCCGACCTCGTCG CCCAGAAActtcacgtgaagaagctggtTGCTCCATGGCTCAACGTGGACCACACTCCGGAGGACCTCCTCACCGGAGTCAGCTTCGCCTCCGGCGCCACTGGATATGACCCCCTCACTCCAAAAATCGTG AGTGTGATCACGCTGGAGCAGCAACTGGAGTACTTCGATGAGTACCGTGACAAACTGGTGGCCATCGCCGGCAAGGAAGAGGCCGAGAGGATCATCGATGGCGCCTTCTTTTTTGTGTGTGCCGGCTCGGATGACATAGCTAACACCTACTTCACCACACCGTTTCGGAGTGTCCAGTACGACATCCCGTCCTACGTGGACCTCCTCCTCGTCGGTGTGGACAAGTTCCTCCGAAGCGTGAGTGCTCGCGGCGCCAAGAGGATCGGCTTCGTGGGCCTCCCGCCCATCGGATGCGTGCCGTCGCAACGAACGGTCGGCGGCGGGTTGCATCGTCATTGTGAACCCAAGCGCAACTACGCAGCACAGCTCTACAACTCAAGGGTGCAGGAGCTGATCGAAAGGATGAAAGAGGAGCTCAACACCCGCATAGTCTACCTAGGGATCTATGACATCATCCAAGAGCTCGCCGAGGATGGGGAGCGTTGGGGCTTCACTGAGACGACCCACGGGTGCTGCGGGACCGGGCTCATCGAGGTGACGAATCTCTGCGACTCTAGGTTCATGGCGGTGTGCGACGACGTATCCAAGCATGTCTTCTTTGATAGCTTCCATCCCACGCAAAGGGCATACAAGATCATTGTCGACAACATCTGGGACACCTATGGACACCTCTTGTAA